The following proteins are co-located in the Dietzia timorensis genome:
- a CDS encoding PH domain-containing protein produces MSGEAQQSNSDTRDAEWELEYRPKKLRVWTVAIAVAVLVLHIIWALILTAGRDTGVHIGGADQLAFVVIGIILAGLILLLLRIRIRAGSEGVELTGLLATKLYRWDDIVGFTFPLSAQWARLELPAYEHVGIPAIQAMDGDAAVTAMHALRDVAHTYKPSAADPENVADR; encoded by the coding sequence GTGAGCGGCGAAGCGCAACAGTCGAACTCCGACACCCGCGATGCGGAGTGGGAGCTCGAGTACCGCCCGAAGAAGCTGCGTGTGTGGACCGTCGCCATCGCGGTGGCCGTACTCGTCCTCCACATCATCTGGGCCCTGATACTCACCGCGGGCCGCGATACCGGGGTCCACATCGGCGGCGCCGACCAGCTCGCGTTCGTGGTCATCGGCATCATCCTCGCCGGATTGATCCTGTTACTGCTCCGCATTCGGATCCGAGCGGGATCCGAGGGCGTGGAACTCACCGGGCTGTTGGCGACGAAACTCTACCGATGGGACGACATCGTCGGATTCACCTTCCCACTTTCGGCACAATGGGCGCGCCTCGAGCTTCCCGCATACGAGCACGTGGGAATCCCCGCGATCCAGGCGATGGACGGAGACGCCGCCGTAACCGCCATGCACGCCCTCCGCGATGTCGCACACACGTACAAGCCCAGCGCCGCGGACCCCGAAAACGTCGCCGACCGCTAG
- the ribH gene encoding 6,7-dimethyl-8-ribityllumazine synthase → MSGAGRPEATVSDASGLRIGIVRTAWNAELTEQLRRRALAVAEAANATVVEAQVAGAVELPIVAQQLARQTDAVVALGVVIRGETPHFDYVCDSVTDGLTRIALDESVPVAHGVLTVNSYEQAVARDGHPGSAEDKGGEAVSAALGAALELRRLRLLSG, encoded by the coding sequence ATGAGCGGCGCGGGACGTCCGGAAGCCACGGTTTCCGACGCGAGTGGGCTGAGGATCGGAATCGTACGCACGGCGTGGAACGCCGAACTCACCGAGCAACTTCGTCGCCGCGCGCTCGCGGTCGCGGAGGCGGCCAACGCAACGGTCGTCGAGGCGCAGGTTGCCGGCGCTGTCGAACTTCCCATCGTTGCGCAGCAGCTCGCACGCCAAACGGATGCGGTCGTCGCACTTGGTGTCGTGATCCGCGGGGAAACGCCGCATTTCGACTATGTCTGCGATTCGGTGACCGATGGGCTCACCCGGATCGCGCTCGACGAGTCCGTTCCAGTCGCCCACGGAGTGCTCACGGTGAACTCGTACGAACAGGCCGTCGCGCGAGACGGCCACCCCGGCTCCGCCGAGGACAAGGGTGGCGAGGCCGTCTCCGCAGCTCTCGGGGCGGCGCTCGAGCTACGCAGACTTCGCCTGCTCTCCGGCTAG
- a CDS encoding bifunctional 3,4-dihydroxy-2-butanone-4-phosphate synthase/GTP cyclohydrolase II: MRTRHRNRKSRLTHTVTPSQPATDSVDGTHDGVPFDSIERAISDIAAGKAIIVVDNEDRENEGDLIFAADAATPALMGFLVRYSSGYVCVALQGSACDRLGLPPMVKNNTDPHGTAYTVTCDAAEGVTTGISAADRAHTARVLADPAATAAHLSRPGHVVPLRARDGGVLERPGHTEAAVDFARLAGRSSSGVICEVVSEEDPTTMARTPELRRIADEHDLALVSIDALRAWRRRNETQVEQVAAASLPVPAGNLTAIGFRDSITGVEHVALVAGELAEGRFVGPEPVLARLHSECLTGDVFHSLRCDCGAQLEAAVEEICAAGRGVIVYLRGHEGRGIGIAAKLAAYHLQDGGTDTVDANLELGLPADARDYSVAAQVLRELGAESVRLITNNPKKVSALELGGIVVSERVPSPVNQTPENTRYLQTKRDRMGHLLQDLADGEERGNAR, translated from the coding sequence ATGCGCACCCGACACCGCAACCGAAAGTCGAGGTTGACGCACACCGTGACGCCTTCGCAGCCCGCCACCGATTCAGTCGACGGCACCCATGACGGGGTCCCGTTCGACTCGATCGAACGGGCCATCTCCGATATCGCCGCCGGCAAGGCCATCATCGTGGTCGACAACGAGGACCGCGAGAACGAGGGCGACCTCATTTTCGCCGCCGACGCAGCGACGCCAGCGCTCATGGGCTTCCTCGTGCGCTATTCCTCCGGCTATGTCTGCGTCGCTCTCCAGGGCTCCGCCTGCGATCGACTCGGCCTTCCGCCGATGGTCAAGAACAACACCGATCCGCATGGCACCGCCTACACCGTCACCTGTGACGCCGCCGAGGGCGTGACCACGGGTATTTCCGCCGCCGACCGCGCCCACACCGCGCGCGTTTTGGCCGATCCCGCAGCGACCGCGGCCCACCTGTCGAGGCCCGGTCACGTCGTTCCGTTGCGGGCGCGTGACGGCGGAGTCCTCGAGCGCCCCGGCCACACCGAGGCAGCGGTGGACTTCGCGCGCCTGGCCGGACGCTCCAGCTCCGGCGTCATCTGCGAGGTGGTGTCGGAGGAGGATCCGACGACCATGGCGCGCACCCCCGAGCTGCGCCGGATCGCCGACGAGCACGACCTTGCCCTGGTGTCGATCGACGCGTTGCGTGCGTGGCGCAGGCGAAACGAGACCCAGGTCGAGCAGGTCGCGGCGGCGTCGCTGCCCGTGCCCGCCGGCAACCTCACGGCAATCGGCTTCCGAGATTCGATCACCGGAGTCGAGCACGTCGCGCTCGTTGCCGGGGAACTTGCCGAGGGCCGTTTCGTCGGTCCCGAGCCAGTCCTCGCGCGGCTGCACTCCGAATGCCTCACCGGCGACGTGTTCCATTCCCTGCGCTGCGACTGCGGCGCGCAACTCGAAGCGGCGGTCGAAGAGATCTGCGCCGCGGGCAGGGGAGTGATTGTCTACCTGCGCGGACACGAGGGGCGGGGGATCGGGATCGCCGCGAAGCTCGCCGCGTACCACCTGCAGGACGGCGGCACCGACACCGTCGACGCGAACCTCGAGCTCGGTCTGCCCGCCGACGCACGCGACTACTCGGTGGCCGCCCAGGTTTTACGCGAGCTCGGCGCCGAGAGCGTCCGGCTCATCACGAACAACCCGAAGAAGGTGTCCGCCCTGGAACTCGGCGGGATCGTCGTGTCCGAGAGGGTGCCCAGCCCGGTCAACCAAACACCGGAGAACACACGCTACCTGCAAACCAAGCGGGACCGGATGGGGCATCTCCTGCAGGATCTCGCCGATGGCGAAGAACGGGGGAACGCGCGATGA